GGTAATACTGGTGATCAATAATTGTTCGTATAGGCTAAGGGCAATTTTAATTTTTTCCATATATTTCAGCGTATTTTGTTTTTTGGCGAAAAATGTCAATTCAGTGGCGAATTATGTAAAGCTATATTATCTACTTCATTCTAGAATTATTGCAACAAATAAGTATTAAAGAGTTAAGTATGACAGCATTACCTATTATTGTCGGTATGGGTGGTATTAATGCCGCAGGTAGAACATCTTTTCACCAAGCCTATCGCAGAATCGTTCTGGACAAACTAGATCAGAATGACAGAGCTGATACCTTTTTAGGTCTCGCTACGTTAATGAATTTAGTTTCTGTAGATGGGGAAAACTTGATCACACAAGATGGTGAAGTGATTACCAAAGCAGATGTTGAAAGCAAAGTAGGTGATCAGGTTATTGCTGGTACATTAATTCGTAAAATAGAAAAGAACCACTTTGATGTTGATGCTACACATTGGCAGCAAAAGTTAACCATTACAGCCAATACAGAGCAAGGTCTTCGCTTCACTTGTCGTAAAAGAGACTTACCGACACCAGTACCAAGCAGTTGGTCAGTTGAGGAAGTTGATGCCAAAACGGTGAATGTGCATGTACCTGAGCAACTTGAAGTAAAACATGACAGCTACAGAGATAACCCGATAAAAGCAGCTGGTCAGTTACCAACGGGTTTTGAACCTGCAAAAATGTATAACAGCCGCTATCAGCCTAGAGGTTTACAAGCAACTATCTTCGCTGCGACTGATGCGATTAAATCAACAGGCCTTGACTGGGAAAACGTAATGTCTAGCGTTAAGCCTGATGAGATTGGTACTTATTCAGCATCGGTTGCTGGTCAAATGGACAACGAAGGACTAGGTGGTCTAGTGAGAAGCCGCTTAAGAGGCGATCGTGTGAGCACTAAGCAACTAGCGCTTGGTTTAAATACCATGTCTACAGACTTCATTAATGCTTATGTGACGGGCAGTGTTGGCACTACTTTTTCAACAGCGGGCGCTTGCGCAACTTTCTTATATAATTTACGCGCAGCAGTAAATGATATCCAAGCAGGTCGTACACGTGTGGCTGTTGTCGCCAGTGTTGAATGTGCTTTGACACCAGAAGTCATTGAAGGCTTTGGCAACATGGGAGCACTTGCAAACGAAGAAGGTTTAAAAAAGCTTGATAACGCAGACAAAGTTGACCACCGTAGAACGAGTCGTCCATTTGGAGAAAACTGTGGTTTCACTATCGGAGAAGGTGCTCAAGTTGCAATTCTAATGGATGACAAACTCGCTTTGGAGCTAGGCGCAGAGGTGATGGGATCGGTGGTTGATGTGTTTGTAAATGCCGACGGCGTTAAAAAGTCTATCACTGCACCTGGTCCAGGCAACTATATTACAATGGCGAAATCTGTTGCATTGGCCCAAGAAATTGTTGGCCAGGAATCTTTGCAAAAACGCAGCTTTATTTTGGCACATGGTTCTAGCACACCGCAAAACCGTGTAACTGAATCGGCTATCTATCATAAAGTTGCTGAAGCATTTTCAATCAACGGTTGGAAACTTGCAGCGCCGAAAGCCTATGTTGGTCATACAATTGCACCAGCATCGGGTGATCAGTTGGCCATCGCGCTTGGCGTATTTAGTCACAATATTATGCCAGGTATCACAACAATTGATAAAGTTGCTGATGATGTATTTGATGAACATCTAGATATTCGTAATTATCACTATGATTGTGGTGAGATGGATATTGCGTTCATTAATTCCAAAGGATTCGGTGGTAACAATGCGACTGCAACTGTATTTTCTCCAAAAGTAACAGCAGGTCTGTTGGCTAAACGTCATGGAGAAGCCGTGATAACGCAATATCAGCAGAAGCTAGCAAAGACCATTGAGAGCCAGCAAACTTACAAGCAAGCGGCCGATTTAGGGAAGTATGAGCTGATTTATCGTTTTGGTAACGGTATGGTTAATGAGTCTCAGTTGACTATCGATCAACACGAGTTACAAATTCCAGGTTTTGAAGAGGCGATCAAGCTAACTGGAAATAACCAGTATGCAGATATCAGCAAATAGAATTAATGTTAAGCAACAAAGGCGCTAGGGAGTAGCGCCTTTTTTTGTTTTTATGATTTTAAATATTGAGCGTGGAATTGAACATGTTGCTCAATGAAAGAGCTAATAAAGAAATAGCTGTGATCGTATCCGTTGTGAAGCTGATAATCGATTTTGTAACCAATAGCTTTAGCTGCGTTAAGCAATGATTCGGGCTTAAGCTGTTCGGTTAGAAACACGTCATCACCACCTTGGTCTATCTTGATAGGTATCTTTCTATCAGCAGTGTTTTCTAGCATAAGTTTGGTTGCATCGTATTGAGCCCAAAGAGATTCATCTTCACCTAGATAACCTGTGAATGCTTTTACCCCCCAAGGGCAGTCCATTGGATTTGTAATTGGAGCAAATGCAGAAATACTTTCATATTGCTTACTGTTTTTTAGGCCAATGGTCAGCGCACCGTGTCCACCCATAGAGTGCCCACTGATGGCTTTTTTGTTTGATACTGAAAAGTTTGACTCGATCAGCTTGGGAAGTTCACTGACGATATAGTCATACATACGATAGTGAGTAGAGTAGGGCACTTGGGTCGCGTTTAGATAAAAGCCAGCGCCAAGTCCGAAATCATAGCTGCCGTTTTCATCATCAGCAACGGTATCGCCACGAGGGCTGGTATCAGGTGCAACAATGACGATACCATGTTCGCTCGCATACTTAAACACTCCTGATTTTTGCATGAAGTTTTCATCGGTACATGTAAGTCCCGAAAGCCAGTACAACACTGGTAATTTACCGGTTGCATCGACTGGTTTTGGCAAAAAAATTGCGAATGTCATTTCACAATTGTTGCAGGCACTTTGATGCTTGTAGCGTTGATGTATGCCACCAAATACTTTGTTTTCGCTGATTAATTCCATATATTACGCAACTTAAAATATGAGTTATAGAATGGTAAAAGCGGCGCATGTTAATTTACCGCTTTTAATGTTCTTTTTAGTAATGGATAACTGAACGAATGCTCTCACCTTTGTGCATTAAATCAAATGCATCATTGATGTCATCCAACGCCATGGTATGAGTAATAAAGTCATTGAGTTTAAACTCACCAGCCATATATCTTTCAACTATCTCAGGCAGCTCTGAACGGCCCTTTACACCGCCAAAAGCTGTACCACGCCAAACGCGTCCAGTAACAAGCTGGAAAGGGCGAGTTGAAATTTCTTGGCCAGCACCAGCCACACCGATGATAACTGATTCCCCCCAGCCTTTGTGGCAGCATTCTAATGCGCTGCGCATCACGTTAACGTTACCTATACACTCGAATGAAAAGTCTACGCCGCCATCGGTCATTTCAACAATGACTTCCTGAATCGGCTTGTCATAGTCATTTGGGTTGATTAAATCAGTTGCGCCAAGCTTGGTAGCAAGCTCAAATTTATCTGTATTGATATCAACACCAATGATACGGCTTGCACCAGCCATTGTGGCACCAATGATCGCGGATAAACCAATGCCACCAAGACCAAAAATAGCAACTGTGTCACCTTTTTGCACTTTGGCGGTATTTAGTACAGCACCCATACCAGTTGTAACGCCACATCCAAGTAGACAGATCTCTTCAAGAGGCGCTTCTTTGTTAACCTTGGCAAGAGAAATCTCAGGTAATACAGTGTATTCAGAGAAGGTCGAAGTACCCATGTAATGGTAGATTGGCTCGCCATCTTTGTAGAAGCGAGTCGTGCCGTCAGGCATCAGACCTTTACCTTGTGTCTCTCTTATCTTTTGGCAAAGGTTGGTTTTGCCTGAAGTACAGAATTTACATTCACCACACTCAGGCGTGTAAAGAGGGATAACATGGTCGCCTATCTCTAGACCCGTCACGCCCTCACCGATGGCTTCAACGATACCTGCGCCTTCGTGCCCTAAAATTGCAGGAAACACACCTTCAGGATCCTCTCCTGACAGCGTAAATGCATCTGTATGGCATACGCCCGTTGCAGTAATTTTAACTAATACTTCGCCAGCTTGAGGCATCATGACATCGACTTCTTCGATGCTGAGTGGCTTGCCTGGGCCCCACGCGATGGCGGCTTTAGATTTAATAAATTGAGCCATGTTCTTGTTTTCCTAATTTATAGAGAAGCTTAAGTATAACCTTTATTAGAATTTTGATAATCTCGAAAATAATAAAAGACTTTTACGGATTTGTAATAATGGATAGATGGATTGGAATAGATGAGTTTGTAGCAGTCGCAGTCTATGGCTCTTTCACAGGCGCTGCGGAGCAACTCGATACCTCTGTTGCACAAGTTAGCCGTCGGGTTAAAACCCTTGAAAGTACACTTGGTTACCAATTATTAAATCGTACGACAAGGAAACTGTCTTTAACAACAGAAGGAAATGTCTTTTTATCTCATGCAAAACACCTACAACATGCATTGGATGATGCAACTTCAGCACTGCGACAGAGAGATAGCCAGCCAGCAGGTAAAATAAAAATGACCGCGCCTGTGATGTATGGTGAGCAATATATTATGCCGTTGGTCAACGAATTTATGGCTTTGTATCCGAATATACAAATTGATATGGAGCTCAATAATAACAAGCTTGATTTGATAGAGCAGGGGTTTGATTTTGCGATTCGATTGGGGAACTTGAAAGACTCGTCAATGAGGGCAAGGTTACTATCACATCGGCAAACCTTGGTGTGCGGTTCTCCAGCATATTTAGCTAAAACGACACCGATAAAGCACATCAAAGATCTAGAACAACATGTTTGTTTGGTTGGCCAATCCAGTGTTTGGCGCTTTATAGATGACGGTAAAGAGCGCCAAATGAGTGTGAAAGGCAGACTTCGTTGCAACAGTGGTTGGGCATTGGTTGACGCTGCCAAACAAGGGTTAGGGTTAGCGCAGTTACCTCATTATTATTTAACGGAAGCCATTGAACAGGGAGAGCTGGTGGAAGTACTGAATACGTACAGACCGGAGTCAGAAGGCATCTGGGCGGTGTACCCACCCAGACGATATTTACCAACTTCAGTCAGAGAACTGCTTGAATTTATTGCCGATGGTTTGAAGTCAAACTAGCTCTGTGTTGTTGATATTGACATGGCTTCAAGCGCTTTGTTAAGTGCCGCCTCACGACTATGACAGAAAGCATCGGTACCGAGCTTTTCACGGATATTAATCTTGTTAAGCTTTTCACTCGTCTCTTGGTTGGGAGAGTAGATAAAAACTTGAACATTAGCATCAACTGCGTCGGTGATCGCATTTTCAATTGCTAAACTTACTGTGACGTCTAGCATAGCAACGTCACTTAAATCCAATACCATGGTTTTGTATTCACTGATATATCTGTGCTGTCGCGCAATGGCTTTTGACACACTGAAAATCATTGGTCCAGAGAGATAGAAAAACAGTAATTTGCCTTGTGCTTTTTCTAGTAAGGCTCTTTCATGATTGCTTAATGGTACTTCTTCATCAGTGTCATTGTCACTTATGGCTTTAACATGCTGTTCTTGTACTCGACTTAATCGCTCAATGACCATGATGTTAGAGATAAACACGCCCAAGCCAACAGCAACGATTAAATCAACAAATACGGTCAATAGCATTACACCATACATAATAGCCATTTGGCTAATGCTTAACTTATGGGCTCGTTGGATGAAGCTCCAATCTAATATGTTGTAGCCTACATAAACGGCGATACCGGCAAGTACTGCCATCGGAATTGGTTCAGTTAAACCGCCCGCAACAAAGACAACAGCCATTAAGATCAGTGCGCGAATAATACCAGCAAGGGGCGAGCGCGCACCGACTTGAATATTGACGACAGTGCCCATTGTTGCACCTGCGCCTGGTAATGCGCCAAATAAACCTGAGATCATATTTGCAACGCCTTGGCCACGCAATTCTTTATCGGAGTCGTGTTCAGTCCGAGTCAAGCTGTCACCGATTACCGCAGTGAGTAGTGTATCAATACAACCTAATGTGCCTAGGACAAGTGCATCAATCACCATTGAAGTAAACTGTTCGGCAGTGAAGGTTGGCCACACAATTGACGGTAAGCCACTAGGTATTTCACCAATTCTGCTTATGCTGTCAGTATCAAAAAGTATGATAGAGACTAACGTTACAGCAACTAGGGCAACCAGTTGGGCTGGCACATATTGGCGATATTTTTGTGGTAAATAAAACAAGATACCGAGCGTTAAAATACCCAAAAATAGTTCGGCAAAATGTAAATCAAAGAGAAGGTTAGGTAGTGCACTTAATGTGCCTAACACACCTCCTGCAGGCGCTTGATGGCCCAGTAAAGGGGCAAGCTGCAATATGATGAGTATGACGCCTATCCCTGACATAAAGCCAGATATAACGCTGTAGGGCATTAAAGTTACGTATTTACCGAGTTTTAATGTGCCGAGTAGTATTTGAAATGCCCCAGCCATCATTACAACAGTGAAGCCCATTGCAAGTCCATTTTCGGGGTACTGTGCCATCATAGTGGTCAGAACAGCGGTCATAATAACCGTCATCGGACCTGTTGGCTCAGAAATCAAAGAGGTAGAACCGCCAAATAAGGCAGCAAAGAAACCGACGAGAATAGCGCCCCACATTCCTGCTTCTGCACCGGCACCAGAAGCTACCCCGAAGGCGAGGGCTAAGGGGAGAGAAATAATAGCAGTGGTCACACCACCGAATAAATCCCCCTTTAAATTCATATGCTTAAATCTGTCTAGGGATAACATAGAACTTCCATACCGCAAGATTTCACGCATTTTACACCAATTCGAGACATTAAGTAGCGGATAATTAAAAAATTTTTACACATCAAGGTGTGACCAGTGGATCTCATCTGTGTTAGCATTACCCAATTAGAAGAGTTTAAAGAAATAAATTTTAATATGTTTCAATCGGTTAGCCTTTTTGTCGGGCTTAGATATAGTCGTTCTTCCAAGGGAAATGCGTTTGTTTCTTTTATATCATTTTTTTCGATAGCGGGAATAGCACTTGGATTAATGTCTTTAATAACAGTTAATTCGGTTATGAATGGCTTTGAACAAAGCTTGAAAAATGCCATGCTTGATTTAATCCCACATGTACAGCTCTCTGAAAAAGATAATAATCAACCTGCAACTAGCTTAAATACATTATCAGTTTTACCTGGTGTGAAGCGCGCTTCACCTTACGTCACGTCTGATGTCATATTGCAAACGAATAAAGAGCTTGTTGGGGTTAGATTGCAAGGCTCGTTTTCTGGCTATCCAACGGCAATAAACCCGCATATAGAGTCTGGTAGCGTAAGTGCAATGCATAAGAAGCCTTACCAATTGGCAGTTAGCCGTTTTTTAGCTAACAAATTAGATGTGAGTATTGGGGATAAAGTTCGTGTTATTTTCCCTGATATAACCAGCTATACCCCATTAGGTCGAGTACCGAAACAGAGGCTGTTTTTTGTAGCTGCAATATATAACTCTCGAAGTGAAGCGGATACAACATTGGCTTTTGCTGATGGCGCAAGTCTTATGAAGTTATTAAAAAAGCAACCAAATAAATACGATGTGAGTTTGACGTTAGATGACGCGTTTTCAGTATCTGATTTTAAGTCGAGTAATAAACAGCTGTTATCTGAGTTTCATTATCAAGATTGGCAAGTTCAGCAGGGGGCTTTATTTGCCGCAGTGGCGATGGAGAAGCGTGTAATGTCTTTATTACTTGCGTTGATTGTGGTGGTCGCTGTATTCAATATTATATCTGCGCTCTCTATGATGGTCAGTGAGAAGCAAGGTGAAGTGGCTATATTACAAACTCTAGGGTTTACGCCAAGTAAAATTGCTCAGGTATTTATGGTCCAAGGTTTATATAACGGGCTTGTGGGGACGTTTATTGGCTCGGTATGTGGTTTATTACTTGCTGCAAATATCAATGAAGTTCTAAGCCTTATTGGGTTATCGCTGTTAGGGGGGATGGAACTGCCTGTAAAATTCGATAGCGTTAGTTTGTCTTTTATTATTTTTACCAGTTTATTATTAAGTTTTTTAGCAACACTTTATCCTGCGAAAAAAGCAGCGAAAGTGATGCCTGCTGAGGTTTTAAGATATGAATGATCCTGTGATCCAATGCCAAGCACTCAACAAGTCATACCAAGAGGCAGGCAATCAAGTTTCCGTGCTCAAAGGTGTGAATTTATCTCTAGCACAAGGAGAAACGCTCTCGATTGTGGGTAGTTCAGGTTCGGGGAAAAGTACTTTGTTGCACATTTTGGGTACTCTTGATTCTGCAACAGAGGGAACATTAAGAATTAAAGGCACTGATGTGCAGACATTGTCACGAGCCAAGCAAGCGGACTTTCGAAATCAACATATGGGGTTTATATACCAATTTCATCATTTGTTAATGGATTTTAGTGCATTAGAAAATGTTGCGATGCCATTGTTGATTGGTGGAAAACCGAAGCAAGATGCTAAAAATGAAGCTGCGAAAATGCTTGAAAAAGTAGGACTTGGTCACCGTATTGACCATCGCCCTTCAGAGTTATCAGGCGGAGAGAGGCAGCGTGTTGCAATAGCCAGAGCGCTCGTAACTAAGCCCTCTTTGGTACTTGCTGATGAGCCAACTGGTAATTTGGATAAGCATAATGCACTTAAAATTTATGAGCTATTGAATGAATTAAACAAAGAGTTTGATACCAGTTTTGTAATCGTGACGCATGACCTTGAGCTTGCCGAAAAGCTAGGACGCGTCGTACAACTTGATGACGGTGTCCTTGTTGAGTATCAAAAAGAAGGTGGCCGTACGCATGCTTAGCCTGTTTTTAAGCAAACGATTACGAGAAACAAAGCATCAAACTGGTTTTATCGGCTTTTTGAGTAAAGCATCAACCATTGGTGTATTTTTGGGTGTGACAGTATTAATTGTTGCTTTGTCAGTGATTAATGGTTTCGAACAGCAATTAAAGGAACGGTTACTGTCAGTAGTTCCACATGTCAGTTATCAAGCACCTTATGAGCCAATTCAGGATTGGCCTCAAAAGGTAGAGTTGCTCGAACATCAGTTAGGTGTTGTGAGTGCAACACCAGAGATAAATGTCACAGGTATGGTGCAGTATAAAGGCAAGTTGAAAGCTGCACAGTTAAAAGCAATTGAGCCAAGCAAACATAATCAGGTGTCTAGCATCCATCGTTATATCAACCCGCTTAAACTAGAGAACTTAGGTGAGAATGAGATTGTTCTGGGTAAAGGTATTGCAACACAATTAGGTGTAAGTCAAGGTGATAAAGTCACTGTTCTAATTGCTAATCAGCACGCTAAAAATGCATTAGCGGCACCAAAACGTGTGTCATTTAATGTGGTAGGGCTTATTTCTATGGGTGGGGAAGTTGACAAAAATCTTGCCATAGTACGTTTAGATAAAGTCCAACAGGCTTTGTCACTGGACAGTACAACTGTTACAGGACTACGGCTATCAGTCGATGATGTATTCAATGCGCATCAAATTGCGATGAGTGCAGGCCGTGCATTGCCGGACCTTGTTTACGTACAAAGCTGGTTTAGAACACAAGGTAGCTTGTATCAAGATATTCAAATGGTTAGAACTATCGTTTACTTAGTTGTGTTTTTAATCATCGCGGTTGCCAGTTTTAATATTATTTCTTCTATGGTGATGGAAGTAAAAGAAAAACAAGCAGACATCGCTATTTTAAAAACCATGGGTACGCGAGACAGCACTATTTTTATGACATTTGCCGTGCAAGGGCTAAGTTATGCTTTAGTAGGTGCTTTTTGTGGTTTGCTAGTTGGTACACTCATCGCGCTCAATATTTCAGAGCTATTCATGCTTTGGACATCTATTGATGGGAGTAACCCATTGCAGGGGGTATACTTTATCGAGTTTTT
This genomic window from Pseudoalteromonas luteoviolacea contains:
- a CDS encoding beta-ketoacyl synthase, with protein sequence MTALPIIVGMGGINAAGRTSFHQAYRRIVLDKLDQNDRADTFLGLATLMNLVSVDGENLITQDGEVITKADVESKVGDQVIAGTLIRKIEKNHFDVDATHWQQKLTITANTEQGLRFTCRKRDLPTPVPSSWSVEEVDAKTVNVHVPEQLEVKHDSYRDNPIKAAGQLPTGFEPAKMYNSRYQPRGLQATIFAATDAIKSTGLDWENVMSSVKPDEIGTYSASVAGQMDNEGLGGLVRSRLRGDRVSTKQLALGLNTMSTDFINAYVTGSVGTTFSTAGACATFLYNLRAAVNDIQAGRTRVAVVASVECALTPEVIEGFGNMGALANEEGLKKLDNADKVDHRRTSRPFGENCGFTIGEGAQVAILMDDKLALELGAEVMGSVVDVFVNADGVKKSITAPGPGNYITMAKSVALAQEIVGQESLQKRSFILAHGSSTPQNRVTESAIYHKVAEAFSINGWKLAAPKAYVGHTIAPASGDQLAIALGVFSHNIMPGITTIDKVADDVFDEHLDIRNYHYDCGEMDIAFINSKGFGGNNATATVFSPKVTAGLLAKRHGEAVITQYQQKLAKTIESQQTYKQAADLGKYELIYRFGNGMVNESQLTIDQHELQIPGFEEAIKLTGNNQYADISK
- the fghA gene encoding S-formylglutathione hydrolase, yielding MELISENKVFGGIHQRYKHQSACNNCEMTFAIFLPKPVDATGKLPVLYWLSGLTCTDENFMQKSGVFKYASEHGIVIVAPDTSPRGDTVADDENGSYDFGLGAGFYLNATQVPYSTHYRMYDYIVSELPKLIESNFSVSNKKAISGHSMGGHGALTIGLKNSKQYESISAFAPITNPMDCPWGVKAFTGYLGEDESLWAQYDATKLMLENTADRKIPIKIDQGGDDVFLTEQLKPESLLNAAKAIGYKIDYQLHNGYDHSYFFISSFIEQHVQFHAQYLKS
- a CDS encoding S-(hydroxymethyl)glutathione dehydrogenase/class III alcohol dehydrogenase, whose translation is MAQFIKSKAAIAWGPGKPLSIEEVDVMMPQAGEVLVKITATGVCHTDAFTLSGEDPEGVFPAILGHEGAGIVEAIGEGVTGLEIGDHVIPLYTPECGECKFCTSGKTNLCQKIRETQGKGLMPDGTTRFYKDGEPIYHYMGTSTFSEYTVLPEISLAKVNKEAPLEEICLLGCGVTTGMGAVLNTAKVQKGDTVAIFGLGGIGLSAIIGATMAGASRIIGVDINTDKFELATKLGATDLINPNDYDKPIQEVIVEMTDGGVDFSFECIGNVNVMRSALECCHKGWGESVIIGVAGAGQEISTRPFQLVTGRVWRGTAFGGVKGRSELPEIVERYMAGEFKLNDFITHTMALDDINDAFDLMHKGESIRSVIHY
- a CDS encoding LysR family transcriptional regulator encodes the protein MDRWIGIDEFVAVAVYGSFTGAAEQLDTSVAQVSRRVKTLESTLGYQLLNRTTRKLSLTTEGNVFLSHAKHLQHALDDATSALRQRDSQPAGKIKMTAPVMYGEQYIMPLVNEFMALYPNIQIDMELNNNKLDLIEQGFDFAIRLGNLKDSSMRARLLSHRQTLVCGSPAYLAKTTPIKHIKDLEQHVCLVGQSSVWRFIDDGKERQMSVKGRLRCNSGWALVDAAKQGLGLAQLPHYYLTEAIEQGELVEVLNTYRPESEGIWAVYPPRRYLPTSVRELLEFIADGLKSN
- a CDS encoding SulP family inorganic anion transporter, giving the protein MLSLDRFKHMNLKGDLFGGVTTAIISLPLALAFGVASGAGAEAGMWGAILVGFFAALFGGSTSLISEPTGPMTVIMTAVLTTMMAQYPENGLAMGFTVVMMAGAFQILLGTLKLGKYVTLMPYSVISGFMSGIGVILIILQLAPLLGHQAPAGGVLGTLSALPNLLFDLHFAELFLGILTLGILFYLPQKYRQYVPAQLVALVAVTLVSIILFDTDSISRIGEIPSGLPSIVWPTFTAEQFTSMVIDALVLGTLGCIDTLLTAVIGDSLTRTEHDSDKELRGQGVANMISGLFGALPGAGATMGTVVNIQVGARSPLAGIIRALILMAVVFVAGGLTEPIPMAVLAGIAVYVGYNILDWSFIQRAHKLSISQMAIMYGVMLLTVFVDLIVAVGLGVFISNIMVIERLSRVQEQHVKAISDNDTDEEVPLSNHERALLEKAQGKLLFFYLSGPMIFSVSKAIARQHRYISEYKTMVLDLSDVAMLDVTVSLAIENAITDAVDANVQVFIYSPNQETSEKLNKINIREKLGTDAFCHSREAALNKALEAMSISTTQS
- a CDS encoding lipoprotein-releasing ABC transporter permease subunit, with the protein product MFQSVSLFVGLRYSRSSKGNAFVSFISFFSIAGIALGLMSLITVNSVMNGFEQSLKNAMLDLIPHVQLSEKDNNQPATSLNTLSVLPGVKRASPYVTSDVILQTNKELVGVRLQGSFSGYPTAINPHIESGSVSAMHKKPYQLAVSRFLANKLDVSIGDKVRVIFPDITSYTPLGRVPKQRLFFVAAIYNSRSEADTTLAFADGASLMKLLKKQPNKYDVSLTLDDAFSVSDFKSSNKQLLSEFHYQDWQVQQGALFAAVAMEKRVMSLLLALIVVVAVFNIISALSMMVSEKQGEVAILQTLGFTPSKIAQVFMVQGLYNGLVGTFIGSVCGLLLAANINEVLSLIGLSLLGGMELPVKFDSVSLSFIIFTSLLLSFLATLYPAKKAAKVMPAEVLRYE
- the lolD gene encoding lipoprotein-releasing ABC transporter ATP-binding protein LolD, giving the protein MNDPVIQCQALNKSYQEAGNQVSVLKGVNLSLAQGETLSIVGSSGSGKSTLLHILGTLDSATEGTLRIKGTDVQTLSRAKQADFRNQHMGFIYQFHHLLMDFSALENVAMPLLIGGKPKQDAKNEAAKMLEKVGLGHRIDHRPSELSGGERQRVAIARALVTKPSLVLADEPTGNLDKHNALKIYELLNELNKEFDTSFVIVTHDLELAEKLGRVVQLDDGVLVEYQKEGGRTHA
- a CDS encoding lipoprotein-releasing ABC transporter permease subunit, producing the protein MLSLFLSKRLRETKHQTGFIGFLSKASTIGVFLGVTVLIVALSVINGFEQQLKERLLSVVPHVSYQAPYEPIQDWPQKVELLEHQLGVVSATPEINVTGMVQYKGKLKAAQLKAIEPSKHNQVSSIHRYINPLKLENLGENEIVLGKGIATQLGVSQGDKVTVLIANQHAKNALAAPKRVSFNVVGLISMGGEVDKNLAIVRLDKVQQALSLDSTTVTGLRLSVDDVFNAHQIAMSAGRALPDLVYVQSWFRTQGSLYQDIQMVRTIVYLVVFLIIAVASFNIISSMVMEVKEKQADIAILKTMGTRDSTIFMTFAVQGLSYALVGAFCGLLVGTLIALNISELFMLWTSIDGSNPLQGVYFIEFLPSKLDMTDIVIVLLATVFISVISSIYPAWQATKVEPARVLGGG